A portion of the Anabas testudineus chromosome 22, fAnaTes1.2, whole genome shotgun sequence genome contains these proteins:
- the ccdc82 gene encoding coiled-coil domain-containing protein 82 codes for MESLYKRKMFASMRKTKVAASKKRQIGLPASILDDSDEGSFSSSSSSGSQSDFQSSPEDDSEQDYRDRSESGATSSDDSRSVTRRKRSFLGGDDSSSSSSTGEDDEEEEDDGRQPKRMVQPRKRSRLQRQDESDSDQAEEKRREEAEKAKRRQRHNKLLALSRRMKARVPNRRRNRVKQGAGEEGESKEGEDKAGGGQVGDGGENGSKEEAEEGGREEDKEEQAEEEAKEEK; via the exons ATGGAGAGTTTGTACAAGCGGAAAATGTTCGCGTCGATGCGCAAAACCAAGGTGGCCGCATCCAAGAAGCGACAGATCGGCCTGCCCGCCTCCATACTGGACGACAGTGACGAAGGGTCCTTCTCGTCCTCGTCTTCCTCCGGATCCCAGTCCGACTTCCAGAGCTCCCCGGAGGACGACAGCGAGCAGGATTACCGGGACAGGAGCGAGTCCGGGGCGACTTCCAGCGACGACAGCCGCTCCGTGACCCGCAGAAAGCGCTCGTTCCTCGGAGGAGACGACAGCTCCTCGTCTTCCAGCACCGGggaggatgatgaagaggaggaagatgacggGAGACAGCCCAAGAGGATGGTGCAGCCCAGGAAGCGGAGCAGGCTACAGCGGCAGGACGAGTCGGACTCGGACCAGGCGGAGGAGAAGCGGAGGGAGGAGGCGGAGAAGGCCAAGAGGAGGCAGAGACACAACAAGCTGCTGGCGCTGTCCCGGAGGATGAAGGCCCGGGTCCCGAACCGGAGGAGGAACCGTGTGAAGCAG GGTGCAGGCGAAGAGGGCGAGTCCAAAGAAGGCGAGGACAAGGCTGGTGGTGGTCAAGTTGGGGACGGAGGAGAAAACGGCAGCAAGGAAGAGGCtgaagaaggagggagagaggaggataaGGAGGAACAGGCAGAAGAGGAGGCCAAGGAGGAGAAATAG
- the thap1 gene encoding THAP domain-containing protein 1, with the protein MVQTCSAYGCKNRYHKDKDISFHKFPLARPDVCGKWVAAMRRNNFKPTKYSNICSQHFTKDCFKRECNNRVLKESAVPSLFTFNLNIKPDSAEDPYPSEIHFPLSLPLTTVPVVEEEEESEPGRSLSDTCGDTAAVSCDHNYTAEDSVQQKKRIEQLEEQLERLRKKLKTMQQKCRRQERQLKRLKAACEEPRIGHKPSAAFSEGYVILPKHIYHTLKGIE; encoded by the exons ATGGTCCAGACGTGCTCAGCGTACGGATGTAAAAACCGCtaccacaaagacaaagacatttcttttCACAA GTTTCCTCTAGCGCGTCCAGATGTTTGTGGGAAATGGGTGGCAGCGATGAGGAGGAACAACTTCAAGCCGACAAAGTACAGCAACATCTGCTCGCAGCACTTCACCAAAGACTGTTTCAAGAGAGAGTGCAACAACAGAGTGCTGAAGGAGAGCGCTGTGCCTTCACTGTTTACCTTCAACCTCAACATCAAG CCGGACTCAGCAGAGGATCCTTACCCCTCAGAGATCCACTTcccactctctcttcctctgacCACTGTTccggtggtggaggaggaagaggagtctGAGCCTGGGAGGAGTTTATCCGACACCTGTggtgacacagcagcagtctCGTGTGACCACAACTACACGGCGGAGGACTCCGTGCAGCAGAAGAAGCGCATcgagcagctggaggagcagctggagcgTTTGAGGAAGAAGCTGAAGACGATGCAGCAGAAGTGTCGACGACAGGAGAGACAGCTCAAGAGGCTGAAGGCGGCCTGTGAGGAGCCCAGGATCGGCCACAAGCCCTCTGCAGCATTCAGCGAGGGATACGTGATTTTACCCAAACACATCTACCACACACTCAAAGGCATCGAGTGA